The segment TCTCTCCTTCCAAAATTCGAACAAATACCATACGGGTCCTGAAATTTTGTTACATCACTATTTTCTTGGGAGCCTAACATTGATAATGAAGGAAAACTGTCAGCAGCAGAGTTTCTCTTTTTTGAGCTCATTCTTAAGAATATGGTGGACAGGCATTTGACAAGTTCCTCGGAAACTTTATTAGGGCCATCGTTTGCCAGCGGTCTCTCTTCTGAAGTGCTAAGATTCCGCGCTTCTGCACTATCTAAGTCTCTCACTCTGCATTCTAACTGAACATGTAAAACAAGTCAATACTAATTTAACAGGAAATAAGTCTACTGTAACTTGATGGAAATGATATTGTTGTTTCATGCCTGCAATTTTTGAGGGTCTAAACGTTTCTCTGCGGGCTTTGAATCAATCAAAGGTCTCTTCACCGGAGTTTTCACTGTTGGGCTTTTATCCACCAAGGATCCCTTATTGCTCTTTGTGGAATTAGTACAAGATTGGTTCTCTTTTCCCCTCCCTTcatctgaaaaataaaaaaataatgagtAAAGTTTTGGAGCCTAGTTTATGGCATGACGagaggattttttttttattaaaaaaacctTACCCGATAAAGATTGCAAATGACTTGCCATGGATGTATTTCTAGTTGAAGTTCTGGGTTGAGGACGTTTAGGACTATTGTCCAGGCAAGGCTCACTCGAATCGGCTGAACTCTCCATGTTCCTTTTTGATGTAGATGTATACACAGCTTCCTGATACAAATCCTGTCTGAAGTGCACCACCTGTTCTTCCAGCCGAACAATCTCCTCTTCCAGTACTGCCACTTCTGCTAAAAGCTCCAATGTCTACAAAACCATAATCCAACATTAGAATTCCTGTTTGAAAATGTCAATTCGATCACTTCAGGCGCCATTACCAATATGGGATCCATCAAACTAATGGACCGATTCTTTAATATCGATAATAGAGTGAAAAATAACAAGCAGAGAAAGAGTCAAATGAGATGGTGGATTACTAACAGGAGGAGGGAGATAGGGAGGAAGACGAGGCAAAGCTCCCAAAGGTCGGTTAAAAGCTCTCTCCAGAGCCCTGTGAATGTTCTCTTCCTGCCTAAGCTTCTTCTTCAGTTTATCAACCTGACGAGAATTGGGGTTGCAATACAATCAATAACTAGAGCAAATTCATTGTAACAAATCCAAAAACTTAAAGTAACTTTGGTTGGGAAAACAAGTGTATCCATACATCTTGTTGTAAAGCCTTTTTTCTCTCTTTGCTTGAGGCTCGTCGATTCTTCATTGTCTTTGTTGCAATTGTTGGCTTGTTCCCCTGCATTTCAGCCTCGTCCTTCAATGTGAAAAAAGCGTCTCAAACAGTTAAGATTTATCAGGTGTATACGAATAAAAACTTGGAAGAATCAAGGAATAATTGATAATATTTGGAACCGCCACAGTTCCTAGAAATTTCACAATCCAAAGGAATAATAGAAAGGCCTTGTTTCATTCAAGATTTAAATTGGAAAAAAGCCCACATTGGATTCCAATCAAAGATGCTTACTTTACGAAAACTTTCCAGGGGCTGAGAGCGTCTTCTTGAAATTGAAGATAATTAAGGAATAATTACAATTCCTATATATTACAGACTACAGTACAAACCGTTTTTCAAaacaaatagtaataaaataatcagTAATCCAGGGGACCCTCAGTTTCGCCATTGATTAAAATTCTTAATAACTGTGATAAGTGATTACTTTTTCATGCTTCCCTGGAACTTTCTTAGACTGAAAAGAATTCCGGCCTCTGCTATTCATCTTTCCAACACTCCACTACCAAATCTGCAAAACCCCAATTCAAACAAACTTCACACTCACCCACAACAAAACCAAATTTAAATCTTCAccaagaaatttaaaaaaaaaaaaagaaaagaatgatcaGATTCAGACCCTTaacagaaaaaagaaagaaaaaaagagttcAACTTTCCATAACAAAACAGACAAACTTCAATGCCTCCCTCCAAACGAGTAAAGACTAAATGACAAAGCTTTCTTATTTTAAAATGAAGCAAACACCCCAACACCAATTCTAACTAGAACAGGAGAGTAGGTTACTAGGTTTGCAGCAGTGTCGTCTTGGCTTGTTTGGaagattattattatataatttaaagcaGAGGAGCAGTATAAATAGTGGCAGGTGAAGTGGAAAAAGATGAGAAAGAGAGTGGATTGCAAAAGCCAGAAAAGGTGCATCTAGATAGATAGAGGTGTACATAAACTCCACGCACAAACACTCCCTTGCCTGTGTCATCATGAATCAACGTGCATCTTCCCTTTTTCTGCTTCACTAACTACTAATAAATTCTTCACTTCTCTTTTTAACCTGTAAATCATGCaagtaaaaaaatttcaaaataacagACTGCATGATTTCATTTCTATTCTTTTTTTGGTTATTATAAAAGAAAATGGGTAATGAGGGGTTTTATTGCCTTATTGGGGGTTGACTctatcctttttttctttttttctcttaaggaaaaagaagggaaaactAATAATAATTTAATGGGTGAAAaggatttttctttctttagggGGTTAGGAAAAGAATTTAACAATAATGGGTGGAAATGAGGTTTTTGGAAATAAATAAGTGCTGTTTTCCTTTTATTATTAATTCGGAAAGTAATGCAGGCAAAAGCTGCGCAGATCACATGTTTGCCAACTAAACATTTTTTGGTTTTCTGGAAAATTtgctggtatatatatatatatatatatatatatcttacacTTCACTTTCCCATTCTTATTCATTTCTTCAACTGCATCTCACTTGTAATTTGGAAGAATAATATATATGTTTGTTATTTCTTTtggataaataatatttaattcacaGAATAAATTACTAGAAAACTCTTTTTGTAAATATAGATTTAATTACTTACAAAGATATTGACCAAATTTCATCAAACCTGTATTCTCATTATTTCAAtataccttttttttttatttctctaatTCGCATTATTAA is part of the Gossypium arboreum isolate Shixiya-1 chromosome 5, ASM2569848v2, whole genome shotgun sequence genome and harbors:
- the LOC108450109 gene encoding uncharacterized protein LOC108450109 isoform X1; its protein translation is MNSRGRNSFQSKKVPGKHEKDEAEMQGNKPTIATKTMKNRRASSKERKKALQQDVDKLKKKLRQEENIHRALERAFNRPLGALPRLPPYLPPPTLELLAEVAVLEEEIVRLEEQVVHFRQDLYQEAVYTSTSKRNMESSADSSEPCLDNSPKRPQPRTSTRNTSMASHLQSLSDEGRGKENQSCTNSTKSNKGSLVDKSPTVKTPVKRPLIDSKPAEKRLDPQKLQLECRVRDLDSAEARNLSTSEERPLANDGPNKVSEELVKCLSTIFLRMSSKKRNSAADSFPSLSMLGSQENSDVTKFQDPYGICSNFGRRDIGPYKHLFPIDAGSINLNRTSNSLFLLRRLKLLLGRLATTNLQNLNHQEKLAFWINIYNSCMMNAFLEHGVPESPEMVVELMRKATINVGRRLLNAITIEHFILRLPYHSKFTFSKGAKNDEMTARSMFGLELSELLVTFALSCGSWSSPAVRVYTASHVEAELEVAKKEYLQATVGISSTKFAIPKLLDWYLLDFAKDLDSLLDWICLQLPSEIGKEAIKYLERAKSESLLQFVQIIPYDFSFRYLLCT
- the LOC108450109 gene encoding uncharacterized protein LOC108450109 isoform X2, producing MMTQDEAEMQGNKPTIATKTMKNRRASSKERKKALQQDVDKLKKKLRQEENIHRALERAFNRPLGALPRLPPYLPPPTLELLAEVAVLEEEIVRLEEQVVHFRQDLYQEAVYTSTSKRNMESSADSSEPCLDNSPKRPQPRTSTRNTSMASHLQSLSDEGRGKENQSCTNSTKSNKGSLVDKSPTVKTPVKRPLIDSKPAEKRLDPQKLQLECRVRDLDSAEARNLSTSEERPLANDGPNKVSEELVKCLSTIFLRMSSKKRNSAADSFPSLSMLGSQENSDVTKFQDPYGICSNFGRRDIGPYKHLFPIDAGSINLNRTSNSLFLLRRLKLLLGRLATTNLQNLNHQEKLAFWINIYNSCMMNAFLEHGVPESPEMVVELMRKATINVGRRLLNAITIEHFILRLPYHSKFTFSKGAKNDEMTARSMFGLELSELLVTFALSCGSWSSPAVRVYTASHVEAELEVAKKEYLQATVGISSTKFAIPKLLDWYLLDFAKDLDSLLDWICLQLPSEIGKEAIKYLERAKSESLLQFVQIIPYDFSFRYLLCT
- the LOC108450109 gene encoding uncharacterized protein LOC108450109 isoform X3, with product MQGNKPTIATKTMKNRRASSKERKKALQQDVDKLKKKLRQEENIHRALERAFNRPLGALPRLPPYLPPPTLELLAEVAVLEEEIVRLEEQVVHFRQDLYQEAVYTSTSKRNMESSADSSEPCLDNSPKRPQPRTSTRNTSMASHLQSLSDEGRGKENQSCTNSTKSNKGSLVDKSPTVKTPVKRPLIDSKPAEKRLDPQKLQLECRVRDLDSAEARNLSTSEERPLANDGPNKVSEELVKCLSTIFLRMSSKKRNSAADSFPSLSMLGSQENSDVTKFQDPYGICSNFGRRDIGPYKHLFPIDAGSINLNRTSNSLFLLRRLKLLLGRLATTNLQNLNHQEKLAFWINIYNSCMMNAFLEHGVPESPEMVVELMRKATINVGRRLLNAITIEHFILRLPYHSKFTFSKGAKNDEMTARSMFGLELSELLVTFALSCGSWSSPAVRVYTASHVEAELEVAKKEYLQATVGISSTKFAIPKLLDWYLLDFAKDLDSLLDWICLQLPSEIGKEAIKYLERAKSESLLQFVQIIPYDFSFRYLLCT